One window of Marinomonas primoryensis genomic DNA carries:
- a CDS encoding TrmB family transcriptional regulator: MIEQAFEQLGLTPRETQLYQTLLKLGPSSIRDIAEHSGINRGTAYESLKQLQGKGVVSYFPKGKRRFFSAENPDILLNLAEEKRNRLDKTIENLKNTIIPNLHQQQPEYHQTNVRYYEGDDGIEWVLRDILNVVSEQDHKEYCVFSSKPIRPFLYRPFPNYTKQRVKLGINVKVIALGDGGEEAELSERKWIKTEGAVDASYIAIYPPKCAIISLASNNFPSAVVLESKDIAKAQQIIFDTLWKML; encoded by the coding sequence ATGATTGAGCAAGCTTTTGAACAACTCGGTTTAACGCCAAGAGAAACTCAACTTTACCAAACTCTATTAAAACTCGGCCCTTCTTCTATTCGGGATATTGCCGAACACAGTGGTATCAACCGAGGAACGGCTTACGAATCCCTAAAACAGTTACAGGGTAAAGGGGTTGTTAGTTATTTTCCTAAAGGAAAACGCCGCTTTTTTAGCGCTGAAAATCCCGATATTTTACTGAATTTAGCGGAAGAAAAACGCAACCGCCTCGACAAAACCATCGAAAACCTGAAGAACACCATCATTCCTAACTTGCATCAGCAGCAGCCAGAGTATCATCAGACCAATGTGCGTTATTACGAGGGCGATGATGGCATTGAATGGGTATTACGCGATATTTTAAACGTCGTATCCGAACAAGACCATAAAGAATATTGCGTATTTTCGTCTAAGCCGATTCGTCCCTTTTTGTATCGTCCTTTTCCAAACTACACAAAACAACGTGTCAAACTGGGAATTAATGTAAAAGTCATCGCGCTGGGTGATGGCGGCGAAGAAGCAGAATTATCAGAACGTAAGTGGATTAAAACAGAAGGCGCTGTGGACGCGAGCTACATCGCAATTTACCCACCTAAATGTGCAATCATCTCATTGGCAAGTAACAACTTTCCTTCCGCTGTCGTATTAGAATCCAAAGACATCGCCAAAGCCCAGCAAATTATCTTCGATACACTGTGGAAAATGCTTTAA
- a CDS encoding F0F1 ATP synthase subunit epsilon: MAITVHCDIVSAEQEIFSGTVQSLVAAGSYGDLGIMPGHAPLLTTLKAGPVRVVKENGDEEFIFVSGGFLEVQPHRVTVLANTATRARDLDEEAALKAQEHARELLADQKPDVDYTRATAELVQAMARLRTIQQFRNNK; the protein is encoded by the coding sequence ATGGCTATCACAGTACACTGCGATATCGTAAGCGCTGAGCAAGAGATTTTTTCCGGTACGGTTCAATCTCTTGTGGCTGCAGGCAGCTATGGCGATCTAGGTATTATGCCTGGTCACGCGCCATTGTTGACGACTCTGAAAGCAGGCCCTGTTCGTGTGGTTAAAGAAAATGGTGACGAAGAGTTTATCTTCGTGTCCGGTGGCTTCCTAGAAGTTCAACCGCACCGCGTCACCGTCTTGGCTAATACAGCCACTCGTGCAAGAGATCTGGACGAAGAGGCGGCACTAAAAGCTCAGGAACACGCAAGAGAGCTTTTGGCTGACCAAAAACCTGACGTCGACTACACTCGTGCGACAGCGGAACTAGTGCAAGCTATGGCCCGTTTGCGTACTATTCAACAGTTCCGCAATAACAAATAA
- the atpD gene encoding F0F1 ATP synthase subunit beta, with protein sequence MSSGQIVQIIGAVIDVEFPRDSVPKVYDALTIEGKELVLEVQQQLGDGIVRTIAMGSTDGMKRGLVVENTNKPVSVPVGIKTLGRIMDVLGNPIDEKGPIGEEERWSIHRAAPSYAEQSSSNELLETGIKVIDLVCPFAKGGKVGLFGGAGVGKTVNMMELIRNIAIEHSGYSVFAGVGERTREGNDFYHEMTDSNVIDKVSLVYGQMNEPPGNRLRVALTGLTMAEKFRDEGRDVLFFVDNIYRYTLAGTEVSALLGRMPSAVGYQPTLAEEMGVLQERITSTKTGSITSVQAVYVPADDLTDPSPATTFSHLDATVVLSRDIASLGIYPAIDPLDSTSRQLDPLVIGQEHYDVARGVQMVLQRYKELKDIIAILGMDELSEEDKQTVNRSRKIQRFLSQPFFVAEVFTGSPGKYVSLKDTIRGFKGILDGEFDDLPEQAFYMIGSIDEAVEKAKKL encoded by the coding sequence ATGAGTAGCGGACAAATCGTACAAATTATCGGTGCTGTTATCGACGTGGAATTCCCACGTGATAGCGTGCCAAAAGTATATGATGCCCTAACCATTGAAGGCAAAGAGTTGGTGTTGGAAGTTCAACAACAACTAGGCGACGGTATTGTTCGTACCATCGCAATGGGATCTACCGATGGTATGAAGCGTGGATTGGTTGTAGAAAATACAAACAAACCTGTTTCTGTTCCTGTTGGTATTAAAACACTAGGACGTATTATGGACGTTCTAGGTAATCCGATTGATGAAAAAGGCCCAATCGGCGAAGAAGAGCGTTGGTCAATTCACCGTGCTGCGCCTTCTTATGCTGAGCAGTCTTCTAGTAACGAATTGCTAGAGACAGGTATCAAAGTAATCGACCTTGTTTGTCCTTTCGCGAAAGGCGGTAAAGTTGGTTTATTTGGTGGTGCCGGTGTTGGTAAAACCGTAAACATGATGGAGCTTATCCGTAACATCGCTATCGAGCACAGTGGTTATTCTGTATTCGCTGGTGTTGGTGAGCGTACTCGTGAAGGTAACGATTTCTATCATGAGATGACTGACTCGAACGTAATCGACAAAGTATCTCTTGTATACGGTCAGATGAACGAGCCACCAGGTAACCGTTTACGTGTTGCTTTGACTGGTTTGACGATGGCTGAAAAGTTCCGTGACGAAGGTCGTGACGTACTTTTCTTCGTAGATAACATCTACCGTTACACGCTTGCCGGTACGGAAGTATCTGCATTGCTAGGTCGTATGCCATCTGCGGTAGGTTACCAGCCTACACTTGCTGAAGAGATGGGTGTTCTTCAAGAACGTATCACTTCTACTAAGACTGGTTCTATCACGTCTGTTCAAGCGGTATACGTACCTGCGGATGACTTGACTGACCCGTCTCCAGCAACGACGTTCTCTCATTTGGACGCAACCGTTGTATTGTCTCGTGACATCGCATCTTTGGGTATCTACCCAGCGATCGATCCTCTTGACTCTACTTCACGTCAGCTTGATCCTCTTGTTATTGGTCAAGAGCATTATGACGTAGCGCGTGGCGTACAAATGGTATTGCAACGTTATAAAGAGCTTAAAGACATCATCGCGATCTTGGGTATGGACGAGTTATCTGAAGAAGATAAGCAAACGGTTAACCGTTCTCGTAAAATCCAGCGTTTCTTGTCTCAGCCTTTCTTCGTAGCAGAAGTATTTACAGGCTCTCCAGGTAAGTATGTTTCTTTGAAAGACACTATTCGTGGCTTTAAAGGCATCTTGGATGGTGAGTTTGATGATCTTCCAGAGCAAGCGTTCTACATGATTGGTAGTATCGACGAAGCGGTCGAGAAAGCTAAGAAACTTTAA
- the atpG gene encoding F0F1 ATP synthase subunit gamma codes for MAVGKEIRTQISSINNTRKITRAMEKVAASKTRKAQDRMAASRPYAERIRQVVGHLANANPEYKHRYLTEREANRVGYIVISSDRGLCGGLNVNVFKKAIKDMKQFADTGVEIDICAIGGKAVSFFRNYGGNVTAAFTGLGDAPKADDLVGSVKVMLDAFDEGRIDRLYVVSNEFVNTMTQVPTVEQLLPLKAEENTELQHHWDYIYEPEAVEILNELLVRYIESQVYQSVVENIACEQASRMLAMKNATDNAGDIIDELQLVYNKARQAAITQEISEIVSGAAAV; via the coding sequence ATGGCAGTCGGAAAAGAGATACGTACTCAGATTTCGAGCATTAACAATACGCGTAAAATTACTCGTGCTATGGAAAAAGTAGCTGCTAGTAAAACGCGTAAAGCTCAGGATCGTATGGCCGCTTCTCGTCCGTATGCGGAACGAATTCGCCAAGTAGTTGGTCATTTGGCCAACGCGAATCCTGAGTATAAACACCGTTACCTTACCGAACGTGAGGCGAATCGTGTTGGTTATATCGTAATCTCTTCTGATCGTGGTTTATGTGGTGGTTTGAACGTTAACGTGTTCAAAAAAGCCATTAAAGATATGAAGCAGTTCGCTGATACGGGTGTTGAAATCGACATCTGTGCCATTGGCGGTAAAGCCGTTTCATTCTTTCGTAACTACGGCGGAAATGTAACAGCAGCGTTCACCGGTTTAGGTGATGCACCCAAAGCTGACGACTTAGTCGGTAGTGTAAAGGTGATGCTAGACGCATTTGACGAAGGTCGCATTGATCGTTTGTATGTGGTTTCTAATGAGTTCGTGAATACGATGACTCAGGTACCAACGGTTGAGCAACTTTTGCCACTGAAAGCGGAAGAGAATACAGAGTTACAGCACCACTGGGATTACATTTATGAGCCAGAAGCCGTTGAAATTTTAAACGAATTATTGGTTCGCTATATTGAATCTCAAGTATATCAGTCAGTCGTTGAAAACATTGCGTGTGAACAAGCATCTCGTATGCTTGCGATGAAAAACGCAACGGACAACGCCGGCGATATCATTGATGAATTGCAGTTGGTGTACAACAAGGCTCGTCAAGCAGCGATTACTCAGGAAATTTCTGAGATAGTCAGCGGCGCGGCAGCGGTTTAA
- the atpA gene encoding F0F1 ATP synthase subunit alpha, translated as MQQLNPSEISEIIKKRIENLDVTSDAQNEGTIVSVADGIVLVHGLADVMYGEMIEFSGGVYGIALNLERDSVGAVVLGKYQDLVEGQKVKCTGRILEVPIGPELLGRVVDALGNPIDGKGDINAKLTDKVEKVAPGVIERQSVDQPIQTGYKAIDAMVPIGRGQRELIIGDRQIGKTALAIDTIIAQKDSGIKCVYVAIGQKQSTIANVVRKLEEAGAMSYTTVVAAGASDPAAMLYLAPYTGCTMGEYFRDRGEDALIIYDDLTKQAWAYRQISLLLRRPPGREAYPGDVFYLHSRLLERASRVNVEYVEKFTNGEVKGKTGSLTALPIIETQGGDVSAFVPTNVISITDGQIFLETSSFNAGIRPAMNAGISVSRVGGAAQTKIVKKLGGGIRLALAQYRELAAFAQFASDLDEATRKQLEHGKQVTELMKQKQFSPMAVADMGVVLYAANDGFLVDVETSKIGSFETALLGYMNSEHADLMADINKTGNFNGEIEATLKAAIEKFKATQTW; from the coding sequence ATGCAGCAACTGAATCCATCTGAGATCAGCGAGATTATCAAGAAGCGCATCGAGAATCTCGATGTCACTTCTGATGCCCAAAATGAGGGCACAATTGTCAGTGTAGCAGACGGTATCGTTCTGGTTCACGGTTTGGCAGATGTTATGTACGGAGAAATGATTGAATTCTCCGGTGGTGTTTATGGTATTGCTTTGAACCTAGAGCGTGACTCTGTAGGTGCGGTAGTACTAGGTAAATACCAAGACCTTGTAGAAGGTCAAAAAGTTAAATGTACCGGTCGTATATTGGAAGTTCCAATCGGTCCTGAATTGCTTGGTCGTGTTGTTGACGCATTGGGTAACCCAATCGACGGCAAAGGCGATATCAATGCAAAATTAACGGATAAAGTTGAAAAAGTGGCACCAGGCGTTATCGAACGTCAGTCAGTTGATCAACCTATCCAGACTGGTTACAAAGCCATTGATGCCATGGTACCAATTGGTCGCGGTCAACGTGAGTTGATCATCGGTGACCGTCAAATTGGTAAAACGGCGTTGGCTATTGACACCATTATTGCGCAGAAAGACAGTGGCATTAAGTGTGTGTACGTAGCGATTGGTCAGAAACAATCTACTATTGCCAACGTTGTACGTAAGCTTGAAGAAGCGGGTGCAATGAGTTACACCACAGTGGTAGCGGCTGGTGCTTCTGATCCAGCGGCGATGCTTTACCTAGCGCCATACACTGGTTGTACTATGGGTGAATACTTCCGTGACCGCGGTGAAGACGCTTTGATCATTTATGATGATTTGACCAAGCAAGCTTGGGCTTACCGTCAGATCTCTTTGCTTCTTCGTCGTCCACCAGGTCGTGAAGCTTACCCAGGTGATGTATTCTATCTTCACTCTCGTCTTCTTGAGCGTGCTTCTCGTGTAAACGTTGAGTATGTTGAGAAATTCACCAATGGTGAAGTGAAAGGCAAAACCGGTTCTTTGACTGCGTTGCCAATCATCGAGACACAAGGTGGTGACGTATCTGCATTCGTACCAACCAACGTTATCTCCATCACAGATGGTCAGATATTCTTGGAAACGAGCTCGTTTAATGCGGGTATTCGTCCAGCGATGAACGCCGGTATTTCGGTTTCTCGTGTTGGTGGTGCAGCTCAAACTAAGATTGTCAAAAAACTTGGCGGTGGTATTCGTCTTGCTTTGGCTCAGTATCGTGAATTGGCGGCTTTCGCTCAGTTCGCATCTGACCTAGACGAAGCGACTCGTAAGCAGCTAGAGCACGGTAAACAGGTTACTGAACTGATGAAACAAAAGCAGTTCTCTCCTATGGCTGTAGCTGATATGGGCGTAGTTCTTTACGCTGCTAATGATGGCTTCCTTGTAGATGTTGAAACAAGCAAAATTGGTAGTTTTGAAACAGCATTGTTAGGTTATATGAACAGCGAACACGCTGATCTTATGGCTGACATCAACAAAACTGGTAATTTTAACGGCGAGATTGAAGCGACACTTAAAGCGGCAATCGAGAAGTTTAAAGCGACGCAAACTTGGTAA